One Candidatus Cloacimonadota bacterium DNA segment encodes these proteins:
- a CDS encoding tryptophan--tRNA ligase — protein sequence MKVALTGIKPTGIPHIGNYLGAIKPALKLAQTCEARYFIADYHALNACKDPSQIRSMTLEIAAAWLACGLDPQKVLFYRQSLVPQTHELLTILLSFTPKGLMNRAHAYKAMLQANAEANRDPDDGVNMGLFTYPVLMAADILLFDTDLVPVGTDQFQHVEMAVDIAQSFNHVYGKECFRLPQPIATEHSRVLPGLDGRKMSKSYGNTVPIFAPEKQLRKLLMRIVTNSQGVEEPKDPDACTIFSLYRNFATDEQVKALRQRYLAGGMGWGHAKQELFEVMNAALTPLRERYEELMAHPRTITDALEEGSAKARELAQQKIDFLREVIGMD from the coding sequence ATGAAAGTGGCTCTCACCGGAATAAAACCCACCGGAATTCCCCACATCGGAAATTATCTGGGCGCCATCAAACCAGCCCTGAAACTGGCACAAACCTGCGAAGCACGCTATTTCATCGCGGACTACCACGCCCTCAACGCCTGCAAAGACCCCAGCCAAATTCGCTCCATGACCCTGGAAATTGCCGCGGCTTGGCTCGCCTGCGGGCTCGACCCCCAAAAAGTGCTTTTCTACCGCCAGTCTCTGGTGCCCCAAACCCACGAACTGCTTACCATTCTCCTGTCTTTCACGCCCAAGGGTCTCATGAACCGCGCGCACGCCTACAAAGCCATGCTCCAGGCCAATGCCGAGGCAAATCGCGACCCCGACGACGGCGTAAACATGGGTCTGTTCACCTACCCCGTCCTCATGGCGGCGGACATTTTGCTTTTCGACACCGACCTCGTCCCTGTGGGAACCGACCAGTTTCAACACGTGGAAATGGCTGTGGACATCGCCCAAAGCTTCAACCATGTCTATGGCAAGGAATGCTTCCGTCTGCCGCAACCCATCGCCACAGAACACAGCCGCGTCCTGCCCGGACTGGATGGACGCAAAATGAGCAAAAGCTATGGCAACACCGTGCCCATCTTTGCCCCTGAAAAACAGCTCCGCAAGCTGCTGATGCGCATTGTCACAAATTCCCAGGGCGTTGAGGAACCCAAAGACCCTGATGCCTGCACCATCTTTTCGCTGTATCGCAATTTTGCCACAGACGAGCAGGTGAAAGCCCTGCGCCAACGCTATTTGGCTGGCGGCATGGGCTGGGGACACGCTAAACAGGAACTTTTTGAAGTGATGAACGCCGCTCTCACCCCGCTGCGCGAACGCTATGAAGAGCTGATGGCTCATCCCAGGACCATCACCGATGCCCTGGAGGAAGGCTCCGCCAAAGCCAGAGAACTTGCCCAACAGAAAATCGATTTCCTGCGTGAAGTGATTGGCATGGATTAA